One window from the genome of Maylandia zebra isolate NMK-2024a linkage group LG18, Mzebra_GT3a, whole genome shotgun sequence encodes:
- the col6a2 gene encoding collagen alpha-2(VI) chain isoform X2 — MVGLEFVLFALLFGALTRAEKTDCSKKNECPIDVYFTIDTSETIALQEPPPGALVESIKIFTEQFAQRLDDEELRGVVRITWKIGGLHFSQTQSVFSRFASKNDFITGVRGIRYLGKGTYIDCALREMAKEIQSSPSYPRALRFAVVITDGHVTGNPCGGIKVAAEEARDKGIHIFAVAASNNIEETGLRDIASSPVSLYRNEYAAVNFSQNRVTIDTPTIDRIIKTMKHLAYVECYNVSCLETKGPPGPKGHRGQKGAKGDNGEPGIKGERGRPGDPGIEGPIGQPGIKGEPGLKGEKGEIGTQGKKGVAGIPGRNGTDGQKGKIGRIGAPGCKGDPGDRGPDGHPGDVGERGPPGSDGDKGDPGRPGRSGPPGPDGDRGPKGERGSPGSPGIPGAKGNTGTSGVPGVQGEKGRRGDYGPKGSQGPPGTKGEKGESGPEGQRGLPGETGSDGAKGDVGLPGPRGPAGPPGEKGRTGSRGDPGDAGPRGEPGNLGPKGDNGRAGFSYTGSRGEPGDRGDKGKRGPRGTRGDCGQKGEPGLKGTPGQPGEPGSQGEPGSRGPKGEAGRDGDPGPEGDPGLTECDVMNYIRETCGCCDCEKRCGPLDIVFVIDSSESVGLTNFTLEKNFVINTISRLGSFAKDPLSDTGTRVGVVQYSHSGTFQAIRLNDPKIDSLAAFKDAVKRLEWIAGGTFTPSALKYAYDNLIRDSRRAKANVTVVVITDGRFDPRDDDNLLTYLCRDPNVDVSAIGIGDMFEQIEENESLKSIACQRDGKVMGMRRFADLVAEEFIDKIETVLCPDPFIVCPDLPCKSGGGISVGQAPPPWKPLAEEGSPSLVPTSLEGVTSLLSGLSEQQYGIGVATMAYTAQRAKLAQGADRQQWTQLFINSFKYVYGDIMGDPTKAIGLC; from the exons atggtGGGGTTAGAGTTCGTCCTGTTCGCTCTTCTCTTTGGAGCCCTGACTCGTGCCGAGAAAACCGATTGCAGCA AAAAAAACGAATGTCCCATAGACGTGTATTTCACCATAGACACGTCGGAGACTATTGCCCTGCAGGAGCCGCCTCCTGGAGCACTTGTGGAGAGTATCAAG ATATTCACGGAGCAGTTCGCACAGCGTTTGGATGATGAAGAGCTCAGGGGTGTCGTGCGGATCACCTGGAAAATCGGTGGACTGCACTTCTCCCAGACACAAAGTGTTTTCAGTCGGTTTGCATCCAAGAATGATTTCATCACA GGTGTGAGGGGAATCAGGTATTTGGGTAAAGGGACCTACATCGATTGTGCCCTCAGAGAAATGGCAAAGGAGATACAGAGCTCACCCTCATACCCCAGGGCCCTCCGATTTGCTGTTGTCATCACTGATGGTCATGTGACTGGAAACCCGTGTGGGGGTATTAAGGTGGCAGCAGAGGAGGCTCGTGACAAGGGCATCCATATCTTTGCTGTGGCAGCATCGAATAACATAGAGGAGACTGGGCTGAGGGACATCGCCAGCTCTCCAGTGTCCCTCTACAGGAATGAATATGCAGCTGTGAACTTCAGCCAGAACAGAGTCACGATAGATACCCCAACTATTGATCGAATCATCAAGACAATG AAACATCTGGCATATGTAGAG TGTTACAATGTGTCCTGTCTGGAGACAAAAGGGCCTCCTGGTCCAAAAGGCCACAGGGGACAAAAA GGAGCTAAAGGAGACAATGGCGAGCCAGGAATAAAAGGAGAAAGAGGTCGCCCAGGAGACCCCGGTATCGAAGGTCCAATCGGTCAGCCCGGTATCAAA GGAGAACCAGGTCTAAAAGGCGAGAAG GGAGAGATTGGAACTCAGGGGAAAAAG GGTGTGGCTGGCATCCCAGGACGCAACGGGACAGATGGGCAGAAG GGTAAAATTGGGCGAATCGGCGCTCCAGGCTGCAAAGGAGACCCAGGCGACAGG GGTCCTGACGGTCACCCTGGAGATGTCGGTGAACGTGGTCCTCCCGGATCTGATGGAGACAAG GGAGATCCTGGGCGCCCTGGAAGATCTGGTCCGCCTGGCCCAGACGGAGATCGTGGACCAAAG GGAGAGAGGGGAAGTCCTGGATCACCTGGTATTCCTGGAGCGAAAGGAAACACT ggAACCTCTGGAGTCCCGGGTGTTCAAGGCGAGAAG gGTAGAAGAGGAGACTATGGTCCAAAGGGTTCACAAGGGCCTCCAGGCACTAAGGGAGAGAAG GGTGAAAGTGGGCCTGAGGGCCAGAGGGGCCTTCCCGGTGAAACAGGAAGCGATGGGGCAAAG GGTGATGTTGGCTTGCCAGGACCTAGGGGACCAGCAGGCCCACCAGGAGAGAAAGGAAGAACC GGCAGCAGAGGTGACCCTGGTGATGCTGGACCTAGAGGAGAGCCTGGAAACCTCGGACCAAAG GGAGACAATGGAAGAGCTGGCTTTAGCTATACGGGATCAAGAGGAGAACCG GGTGACAGAGGAGACAAGGGTAAGCGTGGACCTCGTGGCACCAGAGGTGACTGTGGTCAAAAGGGTGAACCTGGACTTAAAGGAACTCCAGGACAACCA GGCGAGCCAGGGTCCCAGGGTGAACCTGGATCAAGAGGCCCAAAAGGAGAAGCTGGGCGTGAT GGAGATCCTGGCCCTGAGGGGGATCCCGGCCTCACT GAATGTGACGTCATGAACTACATCAGAGAGACGTGTGGCTGCTGTG ACTGTGAGAAACGTTGCGGACCGCTGGACATCGTGTTTGTTATCGACAGCTCAGAGTCCGTGGGTCTCACCAACTTCACCCTGGAGAAGAACTTTGTCATCAACACCATCAGCAGACTGGGATCATTTGCCAAAGACCCTCTGTCAGACACAG GCACTAGGGTGGGAGTGGTTCAGTACAGTCACAGTGGAACCTTCCAGGCCATCCGGCTCAACGACCCCAAGATTGATTCATTGGCTGCTTTCAAG GATGCAGTAAAGCGTTTGGAGTGGATCGCAGGAGGTACGTTCACGCCGTCTGCTCTGAAGTACGCCTACGACAACCTGATCAGGGACAGCCGCAGAGCGAAAGCCAACGTCACTGTCGTCGTCATCACCGACGGACGCTTTGACCCCAGAGATGACGACAATTTGCTCACCTACCTCTGCAG AGATCCCAACGTTGACGTGAGCGCCATTGGTATCGGAGACATGTTTGAGCAGATCGAGGAGAATGAGAGTCTGAAGAGCATCGCCTGCCAGAGGGATGGTAAAGTAATGGGAATGAGACGCTTTGCAGACCTAGTGGCAGAGGAGTTCATTGACAAGATCGAGACCGTGCTCTGCCCAG ATCCTTTCATCGTGTGCCCTGATCTGCCTTGTAAATCAG GAGGGGGCATCTCTGTGGGGCAAGCCCCACCCCCTTGGAAGCCACTAGCCGAGGAAGGCAGCCCCTCATTGGTCCCCACCTCTTTGGAGGGTGTGACCAGCCTGCTGAGCGGCCTGAGCGAGCAACAGTATGGGATTGGTGTGGCGACCATGGCGTACACAGCCCAGAGAGCCAAACTCGCCCAAGGAGCGGACAGGCAGCAGTGGACCCAGCTGTTTATCAACTCCTTCAAATATGTCTATGGGGACATTATGGGGGACCCAACGAAAGCCATAGGACTTTGCTAA